A genomic window from Sphingobacterium spiritivorum includes:
- a CDS encoding cold-shock protein, with product MNTGTVKFFNETKGFGFITPQDGSGDIFVHTTGLKNQVREGDEVTYEVERTPKGLNAINVRLS from the coding sequence ATGAATACAGGAACTGTAAAGTTTTTTAATGAAACTAAAGGATTTGGTTTTATTACTCCTCAAGATGGTAGTGGTGATATTTTCGTACACACTACAGGACTTAAAAACCAAGTTAGAGAAGGTGACGAAGTTACCTACGAAGTAGAGCGCACTCCAAAAGGATTGAACGCTATCAATGTGAGATTAAGCTAA
- a CDS encoding CinA family protein — translation MEINSDKLNFCGAYFSKKKLKLILAESMTAGFVASVISLEINSGDYFLGSVVCYHDDMKISSLGVDPKLIKKAGAVSEEVTHALLNGLKEQYEAHIAVAVTGFAFEDKASNPENPVGTVFIQIQYLNAFINKKCLFTGEAHDIITATANEIIENLYEMVLLSETQDKDKI, via the coding sequence ATGGAGATTAACAGCGATAAACTGAACTTTTGCGGAGCATATTTTAGTAAAAAAAAACTCAAACTTATACTTGCTGAGAGTATGACAGCCGGATTTGTAGCGTCCGTAATAAGTCTGGAAATCAATTCCGGAGATTATTTTTTGGGCTCTGTGGTCTGTTATCATGATGATATGAAAATCTCCAGTCTGGGTGTTGATCCGAAACTTATCAAAAAGGCAGGTGCTGTATCCGAAGAGGTCACTCATGCCTTACTAAATGGCCTAAAGGAACAGTATGAAGCACATATTGCTGTGGCAGTCACAGGATTTGCATTTGAAGATAAAGCCAGTAATCCTGAAAACCCCGTAGGAACAGTTTTCATTCAGATCCAATATTTGAATGCATTTATAAATAAAAAATGTCTTTTTACAGGAGAGGCACATGACATCATAACGGCGACAGCCAATGAGATCATTGAGAATCTGTACGAAATGGTGTTGCTGTCAGAGACGCAGGATAAAGATAAGATTTAG
- a CDS encoding response regulator transcription factor: MRKIRIILAEDHLVVRNGIKLLLDSQENFEVVGEVGSGKEVLDLLTSGTEADILITDLSMHNIDGLQLLKEIESRNIALKVIVLTMLDCDQHVAKSFQSGAKAYLVKNVAAEEMIFCINHVAKGGRFLCEELTMKFIDKLIEKAVTQPTKIDPAELDLSSRELEVLELLGEGLTNLEISKRLFLSKRTVEGHRQSLIDKTKSKNTPALIKFAILNGLID, encoded by the coding sequence ATGAGAAAAATCAGAATAATATTAGCAGAAGACCACTTAGTGGTCAGAAATGGAATCAAATTATTGTTGGATTCTCAGGAAAATTTTGAAGTAGTAGGAGAGGTCGGAAGCGGAAAAGAAGTGTTGGATCTTTTGACCTCGGGAACAGAGGCCGATATCCTGATTACCGATCTGAGTATGCATAATATTGACGGTCTTCAACTGCTGAAAGAGATTGAATCGCGTAATATTGCTCTTAAGGTCATTGTTCTTACTATGCTCGATTGTGATCAGCATGTCGCCAAATCTTTCCAAAGTGGAGCTAAAGCTTATCTGGTAAAAAACGTGGCTGCGGAAGAGATGATCTTCTGCATCAATCATGTCGCAAAAGGGGGGCGATTCCTGTGTGAAGAATTGACAATGAAGTTTATTGATAAGCTTATTGAAAAAGCAGTAACACAACCCACAAAAATCGATCCCGCTGAGCTGGATCTTTCATCACGGGAATTGGAGGTCCTGGAATTGTTGGGTGAAGGTCTTACGAATCTGGAAATATCCAAACGTTTGTTTCTGAGTAAGCGTACCGTTGAGGGACACAGACAGAGTCTCATTGATAAGACCAAATCCAAGAATACACCTGCATTGATCAAATTTGCTATTCTTAATGGTTTAATCGATTAA
- a CDS encoding sensor histidine kinase, protein MNEKIGNEAGNCIEPKQESVNNKAQYSLFDEDFDRDELCFDIFFKEGPFGILLLDRYFQISRLNKKLEKMLKYKPNEILGRPVFEFLTGEDAISLKSVLQNSQALKAPLLVSLGFVKDKNKVLITDTYVRKYKTKIGDEQYCLLIFDKEFSPNGQLLELKQEIYHTIIATQEQERQNIGHLLHDSTAQLLYAIRLNLQHQTLKSGEEDWMLPIKEMLNEAIFQIRNISMDLVPSVLHDFGLKAAIGSMSERISIPDFQVIPLVQEKCEQLSDEMKLAIYRIVQELLNNCMKHAVATRIRVKVSRKEDWVNVEVVDNGKGFKKDVKECMEEGSGLRNIQSRINFYNGSIKIKTQNTGTTVLVTLQVI, encoded by the coding sequence ATGAATGAAAAAATAGGCAACGAAGCAGGGAATTGTATTGAACCTAAGCAGGAGTCTGTCAATAATAAAGCACAGTATTCGCTATTCGATGAAGATTTTGATCGGGACGAACTTTGTTTCGATATCTTTTTCAAAGAAGGTCCGTTTGGGATTCTGCTTCTTGATCGTTATTTTCAAATATCACGTCTCAACAAGAAACTGGAAAAGATGTTGAAGTATAAGCCGAATGAAATATTGGGCAGGCCTGTTTTTGAATTTCTGACAGGAGAAGATGCAATCAGTCTAAAGTCTGTTTTACAGAATAGTCAGGCGTTAAAGGCACCCTTACTTGTCAGTCTGGGGTTTGTAAAGGATAAAAATAAAGTATTAATAACAGATACTTATGTTCGCAAATACAAAACAAAGATAGGCGATGAGCAATATTGTTTGCTTATCTTTGATAAAGAGTTTAGTCCGAATGGTCAGTTACTGGAATTAAAGCAGGAGATCTACCATACTATTATTGCTACCCAGGAACAGGAACGACAAAATATTGGACATTTATTACATGACAGTACTGCCCAGCTGCTCTATGCAATCCGGCTCAATCTTCAGCATCAGACACTAAAATCGGGAGAGGAAGATTGGATGCTGCCGATCAAAGAAATGTTGAATGAAGCTATTTTTCAGATCCGGAATATATCAATGGACCTTGTGCCTTCTGTATTGCATGATTTTGGATTGAAGGCAGCGATAGGATCGATGTCTGAGCGGATTTCTATTCCGGATTTTCAGGTTATTCCTTTGGTACAGGAGAAGTGCGAGCAATTATCTGATGAAATGAAACTCGCTATCTACCGGATTGTACAAGAGCTCTTAAACAACTGTATGAAACATGCTGTGGCGACTAGAATCCGTGTCAAAGTATCGAGAAAAGAAGACTGGGTAAATGTGGAAGTAGTAGATAATGGAAAAGGATTTAAAAAAGATGTAAAAGAATGCATGGAAGAAGGGTCTGGATTGAGAAACATTCAAAGCAGAATCAATTTCTATAATGGCAGTATAAAAATAAAAACACAAAACACCGGAACTACCGTGCTTGTAACGTTGCAAGTAATATAA
- a CDS encoding DUF421 domain-containing protein, protein MDGFRKIFLEGVEWGFLGEIVVRSVIMFALILIILRLSGKKGVRQLTLFEVAIILSLGSAAGDPMFQEELPVLYAFVVLFSIILIYKFVTWASSKSAFLNKMLEGRAMVVVRAGEFDLKHEHDGDFSKMEFFSELRNQSVEHLGQVKMAVLEVDGTMSILFYADKEVKYGLPLFPDDYRQVKEEFQSGPFACMYCGRVEEVMPEGGFCRRCNRTKWAKAMDSTRI, encoded by the coding sequence ATGGACGGCTTCAGAAAGATCTTTTTAGAGGGAGTGGAATGGGGGTTTCTCGGAGAGATTGTTGTTCGCTCTGTTATAATGTTTGCTTTGATACTGATTATTCTTCGGTTGTCGGGCAAGAAAGGTGTGAGGCAGTTGACCCTTTTTGAAGTGGCGATCATCCTGAGTCTGGGTTCTGCTGCCGGTGATCCAATGTTTCAGGAAGAGCTCCCGGTGCTGTATGCGTTTGTCGTGTTATTTTCCATCATACTGATTTATAAATTCGTGACATGGGCTTCATCAAAATCTGCTTTTCTCAATAAGATGCTCGAAGGCCGGGCGATGGTTGTGGTCAGAGCAGGCGAGTTTGATCTGAAACATGAGCATGACGGAGATTTTTCGAAGATGGAGTTTTTCTCTGAATTACGCAATCAATCCGTAGAGCATCTGGGCCAGGTAAAAATGGCAGTATTAGAAGTAGATGGCACAATGAGTATACTTTTTTATGCAGATAAGGAAGTAAAGTACGGATTACCCCTATTCCCGGATGATTACCGGCAGGTAAAGGAGGAGTTTCAATCTGGTCCTTTTGCCTGTATGTATTGTGGAAGAGTAGAGGAAGTAATGCCTGAAGGAGGTTTTTGTAGGCGCTGCAACCGTACAAAATGGGCGAAAGCGATGGATAGCACAAGGATTTAA
- a CDS encoding type 1 glutamine amidotransferase domain-containing protein: MSLFTKYIYTHIIMNKIAILAADGFEEIELKSPKIYLQNKGFQVDIVSPKDIEFVRSWNHFDWGPSYPIDVHLAEADPAVYEALILPGGTLSPDALRVLPKALDFIKHFIEQKKLIAAICHGAWPLVELDYVKGKRMTSVSNIRSDLKNAGAIWEDEAVIQDGNLISSRTPDDLEFFNSAVTAYLEEVIL; the protein is encoded by the coding sequence ATGAGCTTGTTTACTAAATACATCTATACACATATTATTATGAACAAAATAGCCATATTAGCTGCAGACGGTTTTGAAGAAATCGAATTAAAATCGCCAAAAATATATTTGCAGAACAAGGGATTTCAGGTAGACATTGTCTCGCCAAAAGACATTGAATTTGTACGTTCATGGAATCATTTTGACTGGGGTCCTTCTTATCCTATTGATGTACATCTTGCAGAGGCTGACCCCGCCGTTTATGAAGCCCTGATCTTACCCGGAGGAACACTAAGTCCTGATGCCTTGCGTGTGCTACCCAAAGCACTGGATTTTATTAAGCATTTTATCGAACAAAAGAAACTGATAGCAGCAATCTGCCACGGAGCCTGGCCGCTTGTAGAACTTGATTATGTAAAAGGAAAGAGAATGACTTCTGTCAGTAATATCCGCTCCGACCTCAAAAATGCCGGGGCAATCTGGGAAGATGAAGCAGTCATTCAGGATGGCAATCTCATCAGTAGCCGTACTCCTGACGATTTAGAGTTCTTCAATAGTGCTGTAACAGCCTATCTGGAAGAAGTAATACTTTAA
- a CDS encoding pyridoxamine 5'-phosphate oxidase family protein, with product MNTEQNREENLDGQKALEKIREIVDDAKTCFFCTDIRTGVPLSVRPMTVLQVDDNGYLWFMTSSQTHKDEEVAKDPFVNLMMQSGKRAGFLNLYGIAEEMQDQEKINELWSPALEIWFDGPEDPRIVLLRVEILEGHYWDNKNIAPVAAFKMLKSLLTGKPDHDGIHGDLTV from the coding sequence ATGAACACTGAACAAAACAGAGAAGAAAATCTGGACGGACAAAAGGCGTTAGAAAAAATAAGAGAAATTGTAGATGATGCCAAAACCTGCTTTTTCTGTACGGATATACGCACAGGGGTGCCACTTTCTGTACGACCAATGACAGTACTGCAGGTAGATGATAACGGTTATCTGTGGTTTATGACCTCTTCTCAGACTCATAAGGATGAAGAAGTCGCTAAAGATCCTTTTGTCAATCTTATGATGCAAAGTGGCAAGAGAGCTGGTTTTCTGAATCTATATGGAATAGCTGAAGAAATGCAAGACCAGGAAAAAATCAATGAACTTTGGAGTCCTGCATTAGAAATCTGGTTTGATGGTCCGGAAGATCCCCGGATTGTTTTGTTAAGGGTAGAGATCTTAGAAGGCCATTATTGGGATAATAAGAATATTGCTCCTGTAGCAGCTTTCAAAATGCTGAAATCTCTGCTGACCGGAAAACCGGATCACGATGGTATTCATGGCGATCTTACCGTATAG
- a CDS encoding ferritin-like domain-containing protein: MTTENKTAEIVNDLIEINNDRIEGYTRALEDLKDEENLDLRSLFEDYIQQTRQFNSELNPLVVINGEEPTTGTRTSGKLHRLWLDVKATFSGHDRKSILEECERGEDASKKAYQEALREAPHLPINVVDIIRSQSEKQLQAHDRIRDLRDSSR, from the coding sequence ATGACTACGGAAAACAAAACAGCTGAAATTGTTAATGATCTTATTGAAATCAATAACGACAGAATTGAAGGATATACCAGAGCATTAGAAGATCTTAAAGACGAAGAAAATCTGGATCTCAGATCTCTTTTTGAAGATTATATCCAACAAACACGTCAATTCAACAGCGAACTGAACCCTTTGGTTGTGATCAATGGTGAAGAACCAACTACTGGCACACGTACATCAGGCAAGTTGCACCGTCTCTGGTTAGATGTCAAAGCTACATTCAGCGGACATGACCGTAAAAGCATCCTTGAGGAGTGTGAACGCGGAGAGGATGCCAGCAAAAAAGCTTATCAGGAGGCACTGCGTGAAGCTCCGCACCTTCCCATCAATGTGGTGGATATAATCAGAAGCCAGTCTGAAAAACAATTGCAGGCTCATGATCGCATACGCGACCTCAGAGACAGCAGTAGATAA
- a CDS encoding DUF4932 domain-containing protein, which produces MKTIILFLTTILYLYSSSPVFGQQKDLNFDAAYKKQNDQKVTIEINELQELTYIILSLTDIAKNNKVMTDQSTEYYRQVIAHFTPYADDEVVHKFNTLLSENIVNYFILAGNAYGFRFEKDKIVATGIYNFPAKGVGKFEAKTNPIITYINDLEDFAKKSKFRKFYKDHNRFYKNLKKEYHRFAAIDEQKKWLEKEFDYNINSYRVLTSPLIGGMNATHTFEDNDFKETLLFLPTIKKDKEWTENYRKAINTRIIFTEIDHNYVGPVSEKNKEKINSIFDNRAKWVDSTNRSTQHYPTPVKVFDEYLTWGLFLLYAHDLLPDDKDLFNQMVENVNTMMISKKGFPKAKEFNKELLKLYMEYKGKGIDSLYAPLLEWSSRQ; this is translated from the coding sequence ATGAAAACTATAATTTTATTCTTAACCACTATTCTGTACTTATATTCTTCGAGTCCGGTTTTCGGGCAACAAAAAGATTTAAATTTTGATGCCGCCTACAAGAAACAAAATGATCAGAAAGTGACCATTGAGATTAATGAATTGCAGGAATTAACCTACATTATTCTATCGCTAACAGACATTGCAAAGAATAATAAGGTAATGACAGATCAGAGTACGGAATACTATCGTCAGGTGATAGCTCATTTTACTCCATATGCCGATGATGAAGTGGTTCATAAATTCAATACTCTTCTATCCGAAAATATTGTTAATTATTTTATTCTGGCTGGTAATGCCTATGGATTCAGATTTGAGAAAGATAAAATCGTAGCCACTGGTATTTACAATTTTCCGGCAAAAGGAGTCGGTAAATTTGAAGCTAAAACAAATCCCATAATCACCTATATAAATGACCTGGAGGATTTTGCAAAAAAATCAAAATTTCGAAAATTCTATAAAGATCATAACAGGTTTTACAAGAATTTAAAGAAGGAATATCATAGGTTTGCAGCTATTGACGAGCAAAAGAAATGGCTGGAAAAGGAATTTGATTATAACATAAATAGTTACAGGGTGCTCACCTCTCCTCTGATCGGCGGCATGAATGCTACACATACCTTTGAAGACAATGATTTCAAGGAGACCTTACTGTTTTTGCCAACCATAAAAAAAGATAAAGAATGGACGGAAAACTATAGAAAAGCGATTAATACACGGATAATATTTACAGAAATTGATCACAACTATGTAGGTCCTGTGAGCGAAAAGAACAAAGAAAAAATCAATAGTATATTTGATAACAGAGCGAAGTGGGTGGACAGCACAAACAGATCGACGCAGCACTATCCCACACCTGTAAAAGTTTTCGACGAATATCTGACATGGGGACTTTTCCTTCTCTATGCTCATGATCTGCTTCCAGATGACAAAGACCTTTTCAATCAAATGGTAGAAAATGTAAATACTATGATGATCAGTAAAAAAGGCTTCCCGAAGGCTAAAGAATTTAATAAAGAACTGTTAAAACTCTATATGGAATACAAAGGCAAGGGAATCGATTCCTTATATGCGCCTCTGCTGGAATGGAGTTCCAGACAATAA
- a CDS encoding glycosyltransferase family 4 protein encodes MRTAIIGTYPPRQCGIATFTQDLYKAIVKSSAEAHSIFAMSDGSEESFPDEVAFVIDRNDVDSYKHAAHLINSYYDACIIQHEYGIFGGDTGEFILELLYKLQVPVVTNLHTVLQQPSPNEQRILQQLSMYSSKITVMTDRAIHMLSDIYQVDAQRVELIPHGVPDFKYNQEAAKTKLGLTDKKVMLSFGFLGRSKGFETAIDAVASVKDNDFKYIILGSTHPNIIRHEGEIYRESLMDKVKELGIEDKVEFVDTFATEELLVQYLSACDIYVTPYPNENQISSGTLSFAIGAGAAVLSTPYWYAKDLLANDRGILFDFKDSEGLATIINLLLEEPLLMARYRSNAKLYGQEMSWTNIGKRHVALLESFKKTDIKPTISFNSRNLKKNIAALFPTGNSRLSS; translated from the coding sequence ATGAGAACTGCTATCATCGGAACATACCCACCCAGGCAGTGTGGTATTGCCACTTTTACACAAGATTTATATAAAGCGATAGTGAAATCATCTGCTGAAGCGCACAGTATATTTGCGATGTCGGATGGTTCAGAAGAGTCCTTCCCGGATGAAGTCGCTTTTGTAATAGATCGCAACGATGTGGATAGTTATAAACATGCAGCACACTTAATCAATTCGTATTATGATGCTTGTATTATCCAGCATGAATACGGAATTTTCGGTGGAGATACTGGTGAATTTATTCTTGAGCTCCTGTATAAATTACAAGTTCCGGTTGTTACCAATTTACATACTGTACTTCAGCAACCTAGTCCTAATGAACAGCGTATACTGCAACAACTGTCTATGTATAGCAGTAAAATAACAGTAATGACTGACCGCGCAATTCATATGTTGAGCGACATTTATCAGGTGGATGCTCAACGGGTCGAACTCATTCCTCATGGGGTGCCGGATTTCAAATATAATCAGGAGGCAGCAAAAACAAAACTTGGATTGACTGATAAAAAAGTCATGCTTAGCTTTGGTTTTCTGGGAAGAAGTAAAGGGTTTGAAACGGCTATTGATGCGGTAGCATCTGTAAAGGATAATGATTTTAAATATATTATACTGGGATCTACCCACCCTAATATTATACGCCATGAAGGGGAAATATACAGAGAATCTCTGATGGATAAGGTCAAAGAACTGGGTATAGAAGATAAAGTCGAGTTTGTAGACACATTTGCTACAGAAGAATTACTGGTTCAATACTTGAGTGCCTGTGATATTTATGTAACGCCCTATCCTAATGAAAACCAGATAAGCAGTGGTACCTTGTCGTTTGCAATTGGTGCCGGTGCTGCTGTACTTTCGACTCCTTACTGGTATGCCAAGGATCTGTTGGCAAATGATCGGGGAATTCTGTTTGACTTTAAAGACTCAGAGGGATTAGCTACGATTATCAATCTCTTACTGGAAGAGCCATTACTCATGGCCAGATACAGATCTAATGCGAAGCTATATGGACAGGAAATGTCTTGGACTAATATCGGTAAACGACATGTAGCCTTATTAGAAAGCTTTAAAAAGACGGATATCAAACCAACGATTTCATTCAATAGCCGCAATTTGAAAAAGAATATTGCCGCTCTGTTTCCCACGGGGAATAGCAGACTCTCTTCCTAA